A genomic region of Catalinimonas niigatensis contains the following coding sequences:
- a CDS encoding cache domain-containing protein gives MNIKKKIILSVSLLLSLSILIVCSLSVYNIWTKGQQEIKDFRKNQMANKKDYLIDIVDVAYGMIVTQYQKTQNPEEVLDYIYTLPEFIADTLEKAEVNEADVVEHSKQEILSLYGEQAREQMLKEILEELSTIRFDGEEGYFWVTDAKLPYPTMLMHAAKPLNAGKTMNDDEYNTEKYEKKNIYQARAELCVKEGDAYVEYIIEKPDTEEVFDKLSYSKLFKPLGWIISTGIYIDQIDEVVAVKEAAVQDQIKDIIIRFILISLVLLIIGNTLTIRFSNNLSQSISRIQERLSLLSEGKMTDQLEVVRKDELGMMMTSMNHLVEGMNQYTTFAKQIGEGKLDTDFVLLSDEDVLGNELIQMRDKLKNNTEESQKRNWVTEGLARFVEILRKNNENMEALGDEILKHISNYMQVNQGAIYILEDGEGGESAYLKQIATYAYGKKKFIENKVDIGEGLVGQCFLEKEKIILTEIPEDYIRITSGLGGAAPSLIAILPLVHDEEVMGILELASFHELHDYQYDFLEQLCESISSTVSALRVNIRTKLLLEESQAMSNQLQAQEEELRQNQEEMQATQEEMVRKQKELEQVNARQQQKIEELQSQLNVSESNQTV, from the coding sequence ATGAATATCAAAAAGAAAATTATTCTGTCAGTATCCCTGCTGCTAAGCCTGAGCATTTTGATTGTATGCTCGCTGTCAGTATATAACATATGGACAAAGGGGCAGCAGGAAATCAAGGATTTCAGAAAAAACCAGATGGCAAATAAAAAGGATTATTTGATAGACATTGTGGATGTGGCCTATGGAATGATCGTAACTCAATATCAGAAAACCCAAAATCCTGAGGAAGTACTGGACTATATATATACGCTGCCTGAGTTTATCGCTGATACCCTTGAGAAAGCCGAAGTTAATGAAGCTGATGTTGTTGAGCATAGTAAGCAGGAAATCCTGTCATTGTACGGAGAGCAGGCCAGAGAGCAAATGCTGAAGGAAATTCTGGAGGAGTTATCTACCATTCGTTTTGATGGTGAAGAAGGTTACTTTTGGGTTACCGACGCAAAGTTACCCTATCCTACCATGCTGATGCATGCTGCCAAGCCTCTTAACGCAGGTAAAACAATGAACGATGATGAATACAATACTGAAAAGTATGAAAAGAAAAACATTTATCAGGCGAGGGCAGAACTTTGTGTCAAAGAGGGAGATGCGTATGTAGAATATATTATAGAAAAACCCGATACCGAAGAGGTGTTTGATAAACTGTCTTATTCAAAACTTTTCAAACCGCTTGGCTGGATCATCTCTACCGGAATTTATATTGACCAGATTGATGAAGTAGTTGCTGTTAAAGAAGCAGCAGTTCAGGATCAGATTAAGGACATTATCATCAGGTTTATTTTGATCTCATTGGTATTATTGATCATTGGAAATACGTTGACCATCCGTTTTAGCAACAATTTATCCCAAAGCATCAGTAGAATACAAGAGCGACTGAGCCTTTTGTCAGAAGGAAAAATGACTGATCAGTTGGAAGTAGTACGTAAAGATGAGCTTGGTATGATGATGACTTCTATGAATCATCTGGTAGAAGGCATGAACCAATACACTACTTTTGCCAAGCAGATAGGAGAAGGTAAACTGGATACAGATTTTGTGCTTTTGAGCGATGAAGATGTATTAGGAAATGAGCTGATACAAATGCGAGATAAGCTCAAAAACAATACAGAAGAAAGCCAGAAGCGAAACTGGGTAACAGAAGGGCTGGCCAGATTTGTAGAAATCCTTCGGAAGAACAATGAAAACATGGAGGCTTTGGGAGATGAAATTCTCAAACATATCTCCAATTACATGCAAGTAAATCAGGGAGCTATTTACATTCTGGAAGATGGAGAGGGTGGTGAATCTGCTTATCTAAAACAAATAGCCACTTATGCCTATGGGAAGAAAAAATTTATAGAAAATAAAGTAGACATCGGCGAAGGTTTGGTAGGCCAATGTTTTCTGGAGAAAGAAAAGATAATCCTTACTGAAATTCCTGAGGATTATATCAGAATTACCTCGGGTTTGGGAGGAGCTGCCCCTTCCTTGATTGCCATTTTACCCTTGGTCCATGATGAAGAAGTCATGGGCATACTGGAACTCGCAAGTTTCCATGAATTACATGATTATCAGTATGATTTTCTGGAACAGTTGTGCGAAAGCATATCCTCAACAGTGAGTGCACTTAGGGTGAATATCCGTACAAAACTTTTGCTGGAAGAAAGCCAGGCTATGTCCAATCAATTGCAGGCGCAGGAAGAAGAGTTGCGTCAAAACCAGGAAGAGATGCAGGCCACACAGGAGGAGATGGTACGCAAACAGAAGGAACTTGAGCAGGTAAATGCAAGACAGCAACAGAAGATTGAAGAACTACAAAGTCAGCTTAATGTATCAGAAAGCAATCAAACAGTATAA
- a CDS encoding alginate export family protein, whose translation MRFTLLTLSFFSSLVSAFAQFTFGGEIRPRFEYRHGAHDIPSSDDKAAIHISQRSRLNVAYAFDEKWEAYLSIQDVRVWGEQGDRGDASTFNLYQGWVQGNLAKKWQFKLGRQELSYDDGYLFNPRNWGQPGRTHDVGLIKFTDSTFQLHLLAGHSQNRADNFNTFYDQQDYYKNLQMLWMHKEIANQWKASFVAVNRGLQRTDSTLAYDHTMGGNLAFKQSKYSFRIQAYGQFGDGLEIDRKSAYLWSAQAAYYLSRNLQISLKTDIVSGTDTQTTQDPLAQETNTFDVLYGYRHKYYGHMDYFYLSFAPSTGLEDLVFGLKYKPVPRLTTTVDLHSFYAQASLTSPTDVQEPVDSHLGEELDIAFEYQAYEHVKVQGGYSQMFATPSMEVLRGHGNHKETANWIWLQASFILKQ comes from the coding sequence GTGAGGTTCACTTTACTAACATTGTCCTTTTTCAGCAGCCTTGTCAGTGCATTTGCCCAGTTTACTTTTGGTGGAGAGATCCGTCCCCGCTTTGAATACAGACATGGAGCACATGATATACCTTCATCAGATGACAAAGCTGCCATACATATTTCGCAACGCAGCAGACTAAATGTAGCCTATGCGTTTGACGAAAAATGGGAGGCCTATCTTTCTATCCAGGATGTGAGGGTCTGGGGAGAGCAGGGAGATAGGGGAGATGCTTCTACTTTTAATCTTTATCAGGGATGGGTTCAGGGAAATTTAGCCAAAAAGTGGCAGTTTAAGCTTGGCCGTCAGGAACTAAGCTATGATGATGGCTATCTTTTTAATCCTCGCAACTGGGGACAACCAGGCAGGACCCATGATGTCGGGCTTATTAAATTTACTGACTCAACTTTTCAGCTACATTTGCTGGCAGGACATAGCCAGAACAGAGCTGATAACTTTAATACCTTTTACGATCAGCAAGATTATTACAAAAACCTGCAAATGCTGTGGATGCATAAAGAGATCGCTAATCAGTGGAAAGCTTCTTTTGTAGCGGTCAACCGAGGGCTTCAAAGAACAGACTCAACCCTTGCTTATGATCATACTATGGGCGGAAATCTGGCATTTAAGCAAAGTAAATACTCATTCCGTATACAGGCGTATGGTCAATTTGGGGATGGACTGGAAATTGATCGTAAAAGTGCTTACTTATGGTCAGCTCAGGCTGCTTACTACCTCTCCAGAAATTTACAGATTTCTCTTAAAACAGACATTGTATCAGGTACAGATACGCAAACAACCCAAGACCCTTTGGCACAAGAGACTAACACATTTGATGTGCTCTATGGTTACAGACATAAATACTACGGCCATATGGATTATTTCTATCTGAGCTTTGCACCAAGTACTGGCTTAGAAGATTTGGTCTTTGGTCTCAAGTATAAACCAGTACCCCGATTAACAACTACAGTAGATTTACATTCATTTTATGCTCAGGCTAGCTTAACTTCACCCACAGATGTACAAGAACCGGTAGACAGCCATTTGGGGGAAGAACTGGACATTGCATTTGAATATCAGGCATATGAGCATGTGAAAGTACAAGGCGGCTATTCTCAAATGTTTGCCACTCCAAGCATGGAAGTGCTAAGAGGACACGGAAATCATAAAGAAACTGCCAACTGGATTTGGTTACAAGCGTCATTTATCCTAAAACAATAA
- a CDS encoding DUF5060 domain-containing protein: MIHLTLPIQTAFITSLCYFLIILHPFALAQSVLSQNTSYALERGIYEVTLNASPTEDNPYYDIQCTVTFSKPDGTKVKVNGFFDGGSSFKARAYCEQPGQWQWQSASNNQGLDSQEGRFEVLPSDLKGKLRIHPEDPHQFAYDNGDWFLHIGDTGYRFVVASEPHWQAYIDQASEMGATKVRTWFAMDRGKVNSLFTHNGRDLSLFYWKEIETRILYTLEHHPHMVLQLIPYAEDTDLINKYSEGNAASLLVARSAQARWSSFPNIQWTITNDRQISRSDTLSGREVHYETINAMGRDMSEREAWGTLLTNHQSRFKGYDHINEAWSDIITLEDLDQVAGELILEYRQKREQPVVLDEDRYELYRYAVHRRYYFRRLMWASLLSGGHATYGGLNTHEPYGGQHYEGHDSHMKIAYQPYEGEYKGVSGYFDANRKGILSQGAHDFRHIHAFYKETGLTMVNMQPDDILVGNDPYLWKCAHNDSTYIIYLANPSGAEPGKDYPQLKPPSVSLNLTKGIYDIRWFDPDTGSWVYGSKSKGGNLSLTAPGPEDWVLLIKKQR; the protein is encoded by the coding sequence GTGATTCATTTGACGTTGCCCATACAAACTGCATTTATTACCTCATTATGTTACTTCCTGATTATTCTGCACCCTTTTGCCCTGGCACAATCTGTTTTATCTCAAAACACTTCTTACGCTTTAGAACGTGGGATTTATGAAGTCACATTGAATGCCAGCCCGACAGAAGATAATCCCTATTACGACATTCAATGTACGGTAACTTTTAGCAAACCTGATGGTACGAAAGTAAAGGTAAATGGCTTTTTTGATGGTGGTTCTTCCTTCAAAGCCAGGGCTTACTGTGAGCAGCCCGGTCAATGGCAGTGGCAATCTGCTTCCAACAATCAGGGGTTGGATAGCCAAGAAGGAAGGTTTGAAGTATTACCATCGGACCTTAAAGGAAAACTACGTATTCATCCGGAAGATCCCCATCAGTTTGCCTATGATAATGGCGACTGGTTTTTACATATTGGAGATACCGGCTATAGGTTTGTAGTCGCTTCAGAACCTCATTGGCAGGCATATATTGATCAGGCCAGTGAGATGGGAGCGACCAAGGTACGTACCTGGTTTGCGATGGACAGAGGCAAAGTAAACAGCCTTTTTACGCATAACGGAAGAGACCTCTCGCTTTTTTACTGGAAAGAAATTGAGACAAGAATACTATATACCCTGGAGCATCACCCGCATATGGTATTGCAGTTGATTCCCTATGCTGAAGATACCGACCTGATTAATAAATATAGTGAGGGTAATGCAGCATCTCTGTTGGTGGCACGCTCTGCGCAAGCACGCTGGTCTTCTTTTCCCAATATACAGTGGACCATCACCAATGACCGGCAGATCAGCAGAAGTGACACTCTGAGTGGGAGAGAAGTACATTATGAAACCATCAATGCTATGGGCAGGGACATGTCAGAAAGGGAAGCCTGGGGTACGTTGCTTACTAACCACCAATCCCGCTTCAAGGGCTATGACCATATCAACGAAGCCTGGTCAGATATTATCACACTGGAAGACCTTGATCAGGTAGCCGGAGAACTTATCCTTGAGTACCGGCAAAAAAGGGAGCAACCAGTGGTTTTGGATGAAGACCGTTACGAATTGTATCGTTATGCTGTTCACCGAAGATATTACTTCCGTAGGCTGATGTGGGCGTCTTTACTATCGGGAGGCCATGCTACCTATGGAGGGTTAAATACTCATGAACCCTATGGAGGACAGCATTACGAAGGGCATGATAGTCATATGAAGATTGCGTATCAACCTTATGAGGGAGAGTACAAAGGAGTTTCCGGATACTTTGATGCCAACCGGAAAGGAATATTGTCTCAAGGTGCTCATGATTTCCGGCATATTCATGCTTTTTACAAAGAGACAGGCCTCACTATGGTCAATATGCAACCGGATGATATTTTGGTGGGCAATGACCCTTACCTGTGGAAATGTGCCCATAACGACAGCACGTACATCATTTATCTGGCCAATCCCAGCGGAGCCGAACCAGGCAAAGATTATCCGCAGTTGAAACCCCCATCTGTTTCTCTAAACTTGACAAAAGGCATATATGACATCCGCTGGTTTGATCCTGATACTGGCTCCTGGGTGTACGGAAGCAAGAGCAAAGGAGGTAATCTGTCCCTTACTGCACCCGGACCAGAAGACTGGGTACTACTGATCAAAAAGCAAAGATGA
- a CDS encoding group III truncated hemoglobin: MVDRFYQKVNRDAMLSPVFNEVAKVDWLAHMTKMYSFWGTLLLGEASYKGSPFDKHLPLPINAKHFDRWMQLFVETVDEHFSGNKAEEAKQKAQSIAGIFSFKMKTIKAL; this comes from the coding sequence ATGGTGGATAGGTTTTACCAGAAAGTGAATCGGGATGCCATGCTATCACCGGTTTTCAATGAAGTGGCAAAAGTAGACTGGCTTGCACACATGACAAAAATGTACAGTTTTTGGGGCACCTTGCTGCTGGGTGAAGCCTCATACAAAGGTAGTCCGTTTGACAAACACCTCCCATTACCCATTAATGCGAAGCATTTTGACCGCTGGATGCAGCTCTTCGTAGAAACAGTAGATGAGCATTTTAGTGGAAACAAAGCCGAAGAAGCCAAACAAAAGGCACAAAGTATCGCTGGGATTTTTAGCTTTAAAATGAAAACCATTAAAGCTTTGTAA
- a CDS encoding hemerythrin domain-containing protein, whose translation MKIKPIKRNEALQPISREHHQSLLLCWKIRTGFSKGVDVARMKKYADWFFKNHIQTHFDIEEKYIFPILGNEHEGVKKALSEHRRLTRLFENKDEIEKSLSRIEEELEAHIRFEERILFNEIQETATDTQLKSISEHHTESKFQENTEDMYWK comes from the coding sequence GTGAAAATAAAGCCAATCAAAAGGAATGAAGCATTGCAGCCAATCAGCCGTGAACATCATCAGAGCTTACTTTTGTGCTGGAAAATCCGCACAGGTTTTAGCAAAGGAGTTGATGTAGCGCGGATGAAAAAGTATGCCGACTGGTTCTTTAAAAACCATATCCAAACGCATTTTGACATTGAAGAAAAGTACATCTTTCCTATCCTGGGAAACGAGCATGAAGGAGTGAAGAAAGCCCTGTCAGAACACCGAAGACTGACCAGGCTTTTTGAAAATAAGGATGAAATTGAGAAATCTTTAAGTCGGATTGAGGAAGAACTGGAAGCCCATATTCGCTTTGAAGAGCGTATTTTGTTTAATGAAATTCAGGAAACAGCTACCGATACGCAGTTGAAATCAATTTCGGAACATCATACCGAAAGCAAATTCCAGGAAAATACGGAAGATATGTATTGGAAATAA
- the mreB gene encoding rod shape-determining protein — translation MFNISLKKGRSLAIDLGNSNTRLTDKEYSCFSQPSFIALQKDKRTVKAVGHEAYNMLGKANGHLKIIKPLKGGVIVDFDSANCMLKSLVKTLYPPSSFFHGFEYVVAGIPFDTTEVERRALRDALEQFKSHRTFLLFEPLAAAIGLGLNIQEPDGKLLVDIGGGVTEIVVISLSGIVSYQSIKIAGDSFDEDIQDYFKKNYNMSIGNKVAEQLKINVGSAIEIDATADNIPQACEVIGKNLMTGLPISKLVDHTEIASILNSSISKIEHAILLALEECQPELAGDIYGNGIHLTGGGSLLRGLKQRLEATTRLQVHHANDPLQSVIQGLSIVMQNPGVYKSVLFQ, via the coding sequence ATGTTTAATATCAGCTTAAAAAAAGGGAGAAGCCTTGCCATAGATTTGGGAAATAGCAATACTAGACTTACTGACAAGGAATATAGTTGCTTTTCTCAGCCATCATTTATCGCATTGCAAAAGGATAAGCGTACCGTAAAAGCAGTAGGACATGAGGCTTATAACATGCTAGGTAAGGCCAACGGGCATTTGAAAATCATCAAACCTCTGAAGGGGGGAGTAATCGTAGATTTTGATTCAGCTAATTGCATGTTAAAGTCACTCGTCAAAACACTTTATCCCCCCTCCTCTTTCTTTCATGGTTTTGAATATGTCGTGGCAGGCATTCCATTCGATACTACTGAAGTAGAGCGCAGAGCCTTACGCGATGCTTTGGAACAATTTAAATCGCATCGTACGTTTTTGCTTTTTGAACCCCTGGCTGCCGCAATAGGTTTGGGTCTTAACATTCAGGAGCCTGATGGAAAACTTCTGGTGGATATTGGTGGCGGAGTGACAGAAATTGTCGTCATATCCTTGTCCGGCATCGTGTCTTATCAGTCTATCAAAATTGCAGGAGATAGTTTTGACGAAGATATACAGGATTATTTCAAAAAGAATTACAACATGTCTATTGGCAATAAGGTTGCCGAACAACTCAAAATCAATGTCGGGTCGGCTATAGAAATAGATGCTACTGCTGATAATATTCCTCAAGCCTGTGAAGTGATCGGTAAGAATCTCATGACCGGACTGCCCATCAGCAAACTGGTGGACCATACAGAAATCGCAAGTATTTTAAATAGCTCTATCAGCAAGATAGAACATGCTATCCTCCTGGCACTGGAAGAGTGTCAGCCGGAACTTGCCGGTGATATTTATGGGAATGGCATCCACTTGACTGGCGGAGGATCCTTGCTAAGAGGGCTGAAACAAAGGCTGGAAGCCACAACCAGGCTACAGGTACATCATGCTAATGACCCTCTTCAATCAGTAATACAGGGCCTTTCCATTGTAATGCAAAACCCTGGAGTCTATAAATCTGTTTTATTTCAATAA
- a CDS encoding GreA/GreB family elongation factor, giving the protein MTKKIVVTERDYALISRFINYNPKNLSTYSYLRLLEELKEANIVAGDQLPQGVIGLGSEVKLFEKTLGKQLTVTLVLPAKVDPQHNRISIFSPLGVALIGYGEGDSVAWEVHGTVRKYKVLQVMNP; this is encoded by the coding sequence ATGACAAAAAAGATCGTGGTTACTGAAAGAGATTATGCCTTGATATCCCGCTTTATCAACTATAATCCAAAAAATTTATCTACTTATTCTTATCTGAGGCTTTTGGAAGAACTCAAAGAAGCCAATATCGTCGCCGGAGATCAACTTCCACAGGGTGTAATTGGCCTGGGCTCCGAGGTTAAATTATTTGAAAAAACACTCGGAAAGCAGCTCACCGTAACTTTAGTACTTCCTGCAAAAGTAGATCCACAACATAATAGAATTTCTATCTTTTCACCATTAGGCGTAGCCCTGATCGGATACGGCGAAGGAGATAGTGTAGCATGGGAAGTACACGGCACTGTTCGGAAATACAAAGTATTACAGGTCATGAATCCCTGA
- a CDS encoding response regulator: protein MMKKIVLIEDNADVRETTADILELANYEVVTAESGKQGIEKASEHQPDLIICDIMMPGLDGYGVLHILSKKPETASIPFIFLTAKAEKEDVRRGMNLGADDYLTKPFEEMELLNAVESRLHKKEIIKKEYARNIKGLDEFYNEASAFKELDDLSKKRKIKSYKKKKNIFQEGSKTDALYFINKGRVKTFKSTEDGKEFITGIFQAGDFFGYMPLLGEKEIHAETAVTMEEVEVCLIPQQDFFKLLYNNRSVASKFIKMLSNNLMEREEQLLQVSYHSVRQRVAEVLLRLSDQSERQEESQHTITLTREELAGLIGTVKETVIRTLADFKDEGLISIDRKKIVILDKQGLIKVYAK from the coding sequence ATGATGAAAAAAATAGTGCTGATAGAAGATAATGCTGACGTAAGGGAAACTACAGCCGACATCCTTGAGTTGGCAAACTACGAGGTAGTGACGGCTGAAAGTGGTAAGCAGGGCATAGAAAAAGCCAGCGAACATCAACCGGATCTGATTATCTGTGATATCATGATGCCAGGTCTGGATGGTTATGGCGTCTTGCATATCCTGAGCAAAAAGCCTGAAACTGCCAGCATCCCCTTTATATTCCTGACTGCTAAAGCAGAAAAAGAAGATGTACGCCGGGGTATGAACCTGGGGGCAGATGATTATCTGACCAAACCTTTTGAAGAAATGGAATTGCTGAATGCAGTAGAAAGCCGCCTGCACAAAAAAGAAATCATTAAGAAGGAATATGCCAGGAATATTAAAGGGCTGGATGAATTTTACAATGAAGCCAGCGCCTTTAAAGAATTAGATGATCTCTCCAAAAAAAGGAAGATCAAAAGCTATAAGAAGAAAAAAAATATTTTTCAGGAAGGTAGCAAAACGGATGCGCTCTATTTCATCAACAAAGGCAGAGTCAAAACCTTCAAAAGTACTGAAGATGGCAAAGAGTTTATCACTGGTATCTTTCAGGCAGGAGACTTCTTTGGGTATATGCCCCTGCTGGGAGAAAAAGAGATTCACGCTGAAACCGCAGTGACAATGGAAGAGGTAGAAGTTTGCCTGATTCCCCAGCAGGATTTCTTTAAGCTGCTTTACAATAACCGAAGTGTCGCCAGCAAATTCATTAAAATGCTTTCTAACAATCTTATGGAAAGAGAAGAACAGTTATTACAGGTATCTTATCACTCTGTACGACAACGCGTAGCTGAAGTGCTCCTAAGATTAAGTGATCAATCCGAAAGACAGGAAGAAAGTCAGCATACCATCACTTTGACCCGGGAGGAGTTGGCAGGCCTGATCGGTACCGTAAAAGAAACAGTAATCCGAACTTTGGCTGACTTTAAGGATGAAGGATTAATTTCCATTGACAGGAAAAAGATCGTGATTCTGGATAAGCAGGGGTTGATCAAGGTATATGCAAAATAA
- a CDS encoding GAF domain-containing sensor histidine kinase → MNHKIASQTEKHPLLKDISRPLALQELLEQIIKWIEAQSSEFLISILVADKATDQWQTGASPSISSAIKEEMHTAVIKSLPKVSGTSSFEPMSKGIVRNKGQKHDLKAWWATPIHSRLNGKLLGAFVFYFKENREPKPHEISLMIKGVDLAALAIEQKQTTNPGLVPDTKLRNYTEELEHKVKERTRELTAMVKKLVETNLSLEYQMHETRLADAQAKKNYALYVAIARYFPKVMIVVINRDYQIVFLDGEELQKIELDKANVEGLSVKEVKNFSDEWKTQMINFAQKTFQGGHYSYEIKYSTNNYKVNTMPLDDGHLDVNLVMFVFTNITEQKRTEQKMLKALKKEKELSELKSRFVSMASHEFRTPLSTILSSANLIARQNEAGQEEKRIKNVERIKSSVKNLVDILNEFLSIGRLEEGELQMKKEVFDLIDFMETIVQELQHVQKPGQQVQLSSDKRVIQVNLDKQFTRNVFLNLLSNALKYSPPHKPVDLIITTERKYIVVKVQDQGIGIPEDEQQNLFNLFFRARNVTNIEGTGLGLPIVKKYIELMNGKINFVSKIEHGSTFTISLPIDQENDEKNSADRR, encoded by the coding sequence ATGAATCATAAGATTGCATCTCAAACCGAAAAACATCCGCTGCTCAAAGATATTTCCCGCCCCTTAGCGCTTCAGGAATTACTGGAGCAGATCATCAAGTGGATTGAAGCCCAATCCAGTGAATTTCTGATCTCTATACTGGTGGCTGACAAAGCTACCGATCAATGGCAGACAGGGGCTTCTCCCTCTATATCTTCGGCAATCAAAGAAGAGATGCATACTGCAGTAATCAAAAGTTTACCTAAAGTCTCAGGTACTTCCTCTTTTGAACCTATGTCTAAAGGTATCGTTAGGAATAAGGGCCAGAAACATGATTTGAAAGCCTGGTGGGCTACACCGATCCACTCCCGGCTGAATGGTAAACTGCTGGGCGCTTTTGTTTTCTATTTTAAAGAAAACAGAGAGCCAAAACCTCATGAAATTTCGCTGATGATCAAAGGTGTTGACCTGGCAGCTTTGGCCATAGAACAAAAGCAGACGACAAATCCGGGATTGGTACCTGATACAAAATTGCGTAACTATACCGAAGAACTGGAGCATAAGGTCAAAGAGCGTACCCGTGAACTGACGGCTATGGTCAAAAAACTGGTAGAGACAAATCTATCTCTGGAATACCAGATGCATGAGACCCGACTGGCAGATGCACAGGCCAAGAAAAACTATGCATTATATGTAGCCATTGCCCGTTACTTTCCAAAGGTAATGATTGTGGTAATCAACCGGGACTATCAGATTGTATTTCTGGATGGAGAAGAGCTGCAAAAAATAGAGCTGGATAAAGCCAATGTAGAGGGCTTGTCGGTAAAAGAAGTCAAAAACTTTTCTGACGAATGGAAAACTCAGATGATCAACTTTGCACAAAAAACTTTTCAGGGGGGACACTATTCTTACGAAATCAAATACAGCACCAACAACTATAAAGTCAACACCATGCCTTTGGATGATGGGCATCTGGATGTGAACCTTGTTATGTTTGTGTTTACCAACATTACGGAACAAAAAAGGACGGAACAAAAAATGCTCAAAGCGCTCAAAAAAGAGAAAGAGCTTAGTGAGCTTAAATCCCGTTTTGTTTCCATGGCTTCGCATGAGTTTAGAACGCCTCTGAGTACCATCCTATCTTCTGCCAACCTCATCGCCCGGCAAAATGAAGCCGGACAGGAAGAAAAAAGGATCAAGAATGTAGAACGGATCAAATCCAGCGTAAAAAATCTGGTGGATATCCTCAATGAGTTTCTTTCTATTGGCAGACTGGAAGAAGGAGAATTGCAGATGAAGAAAGAAGTATTTGACCTGATTGACTTTATGGAAACCATCGTACAGGAACTGCAGCATGTGCAGAAGCCGGGGCAGCAGGTGCAACTTTCTTCTGATAAGCGCGTGATTCAGGTAAACCTGGATAAACAATTTACCAGAAACGTATTTCTCAATCTTTTGTCCAATGCACTGAAATATTCACCTCCTCATAAACCGGTGGATTTGATCATCACCACCGAGCGCAAGTATATCGTGGTAAAAGTGCAGGATCAGGGAATCGGTATCCCGGAAGATGAGCAACAGAATCTGTTTAATCTGTTTTTCAGGGCACGCAATGTGACCAATATAGAAGGTACCGGTCTGGGCTTGCCTATTGTTAAAAAATACATAGAACTCATGAACGGCAAGATTAACTTTGTGAGTAAAATAGAGCATGGGTCAACTTTTACGATCTCTTTACCTATAGACCAGGAAAATGATGAAAAAAATAGTGCTGATAGAAGATAA
- a CDS encoding SpoIIAA family protein, translating to MMESIKTQRDDIVGFRVDGTTSEADMRPLLSKLREKLKSHRKLRLYVEYIDMNGFSMDTILEDLKYNFGRLDTFEKAAVITVKDNIDQASLLANKMVEMKLRSFHFSEKAQAHQWIEE from the coding sequence ATGATGGAATCTATTAAAACGCAGCGAGACGATATTGTTGGATTCCGTGTAGACGGAACCACCAGTGAAGCTGACATGAGGCCATTGCTAAGCAAACTAAGAGAAAAACTGAAAAGCCATAGAAAGCTAAGATTGTATGTAGAGTATATTGATATGAACGGTTTCTCTATGGATACCATTCTGGAAGATCTGAAGTATAATTTTGGCCGATTGGATACCTTTGAAAAAGCGGCGGTCATTACTGTGAAAGACAATATTGATCAGGCTAGCCTGTTGGCTAACAAGATGGTGGAGATGAAGCTGAGGAGTTTTCATTTTTCAGAAAAAGCCCAGGCTCATCAGTGGATTGAAGAATAA